One genomic region from Thermocrinis sp. encodes:
- the thiE gene encoding thiamine phosphate synthase has translation MQLPNLYAITDSTKYGKDFEQTLRKVLQKGVRMVQLREKNKSGRDYYQLALRVRQITREFSAVLLINDRVDIALAVLADGVHLPTNGLPPSVVKRIAPELIVGYSAHSLEEALYAQKEGADFITLSPIFQTSSHPETKPLGLSYLREVASKVSIPVYALGGITWEKIKLCYKNGAYGVAGITLFL, from the coding sequence ATGCAACTTCCTAACCTTTACGCCATCACCGATTCTACAAAGTACGGAAAAGATTTTGAGCAAACCCTTAGAAAGGTGTTGCAAAAGGGCGTTAGGATGGTCCAGCTAAGAGAAAAAAATAAGTCTGGCAGAGACTACTACCAGCTTGCCTTAAGGGTTAGGCAAATAACAAGGGAGTTTTCCGCTGTGCTTTTGATAAACGACCGAGTGGATATAGCTCTCGCAGTTTTGGCAGACGGTGTGCATCTGCCCACGAACGGCTTACCTCCAAGCGTGGTAAAGAGAATAGCCCCTGAGCTAATAGTTGGATACTCAGCCCACAGTTTGGAAGAGGCTTTATATGCCCAAAAGGAGGGAGCAGATTTTATAACGCTGAGCCCTATATTCCAAACCTCTTCCCATCCAGAAACAAAGCCCTTAGGCCTTTCTTACCTAAGAGAAGTAGCTTCAAAGGTTAGCATACCTGTGTACGCTTTGGGTGGTATTACCTGGGAGAAGATAAAGCTGTGCTACAAGAACGGAGCTTACGGGGTGGCGGGAATAACGCTGTTTTTATAG